The Colias croceus chromosome 11, ilColCroc2.1 genome has a segment encoding these proteins:
- the LOC123695696 gene encoding ionotropic receptor 75a-like, producing MMKYILLLYFVNTSFAFKNDTIQFTVDYFKENNVKSVCWLSCNNDGNHNFVKAANNNSISVSNYNFAKSGNITGFKTCLRRSYTFTGVSVKADCHLFDIMIYASENKLLTSNYKWLIINDKDGLTSESLDENIFSKLNLSVNAEVTLASREGSDFKLEEVFNFGKIQGGRVVINEIGFWSLGNGEFYQPGYKYTRRFDFEGIHLRLMIVYQGKPEEFRPEMILERELADGISIVTQSSSMVLVEVASIHNIKFNYSICDRWVGDYKRESPYVITNALHFGDIDITPLLRLLPYHINYYDVINQPVTHVEARYYYRIPTTGVGKFENQFLTPFTTGVWWSVVAVIALCGLGLLLSAMLEHRPLAWHYAFFSVIALSCQQFFEDVNEGAVKRNSTARKLTVLVTGISCVLIFNYYTSSVVSWLLNGPPPSINSLWELMESSLEPVFEEVGYTHSWLQLPDYYYNKRTHAAEDVFKRKVKKRGNIKITSPAEGIEMVRTGAYAFHCETNSANKFIARTFTAKELCDLDSLFSVDKTLLYTSLQKNSPYREFFIWSYTRASEQGIISLVNSRTNTREMKCEGSSPRALALGGAAPAFLLLALGYLSGTIIMLIERHLKAREDKKMHRGAYRE from the exons ATGATGAAGTACATACTGCTTCTATATTTTGTGAATACATcttttgcttttaaaaatgatacCATACAGTTTACAGTTGATTATTTTAAGGAGAATAATGTGAAATCTGTATGCTGGCTGTCCTGTAATAATGACGGTA atCATAACTTCGTGAAAGCAGCAAATAATAATTCGATATCCGTATCGAACTATAACTTCGCCAAATCGGGAAATATAACTGGATTTAAAACGTGCTTGCGTCGATCTTACACGTTCACTGGAGTCAGTGTTAAAGCGGATTGTCATCTATTTGATATCatgatttat GCATCCGAGAATAAGCTGTTAACTTCAAATTACAAATGGCTTATTATAAACGATAAAGATGGATTAACGAGCGAATCTTtggatgaaaatatattttctaaactGAATTTATCAGTTAATGCGGAAGTGACTCTTGCAAGCCGTGAAG GATCGGATTTTAAGTTAGAGGAAGTTTTTAATTTCGGTAAGATACAAGGCGGTCGTGTTGTTATTAACGAAATTGGGTTCTGGAGTTTGGGAAACGGTGAGTTTTATCAA ccaGGATATAAATACACCCGTAGATTCGATTTTGAGGGAATTCACTTGAGATTGATGATTGTG TATCAAGGTAAACCTGAGGAGTTCAGACCCGAAATGATATTAGAACGAGAGCTTGCCGATGGTATCTCCATAGTAACGCAATCAAGTAGCATGGTCCTCGTTGAAGTAgcatctatacataatatcaa GTTCAATTATAGCATCTGTGACAGATGGGTGGGTGACTACAAACGAGAGAGTCCGTATGTGA TAACAAATGCCCTTCACTTCGGAGATATCGACATAACGCCCTTACTTCGTCTTCTTCCCTACCACATAAACTATTATGATGTTATCAATCAGCCCGTTACTCATGTTGA AGCCAGATACTACTATCGCATACCAACCACAGGGGTTGGAAAGTTCGAGAACCAGTTCCTAACACCATTCACGACTGGTGTGTGGTGGAGTGTGGTTGCTGTGATCGCCCTGTGTGGTCTGGGGCTGCTGCTCTCAGCGATGTTAGAACACCGTCCATTGGCGTGGCATTATGCGTTCTTCTCTGTTATTGCTTTGTCTTGCCAGCAAT tttttgaagATGTCAACGAGGGTGCCGTCAAAAGAAACTCTacag CCAGGAAACTGACAGTGCTAGTCACGGGAATATCCTGCGTCCTCATATTCAACTACTACACGAGCAGCGTGGTCAGCTGGCTGCTGAACGGTCCACCTCCCTCCATCAACTCGCTCTGGGAACTGATGGAGAGCAGCCTGGAGCCGGTATTCGAGGAAGTGGGGTACACGCATTCATGGCTTCAG CTTCCCGATTATTACTATAACAAGAGGACGCATGCCGCAGAGGATGTGTTTAAAAGAAAGGTAAAGAAGAGAGGGAATATCAAGATAACGTCACCCGCTGAAGGGATAGAGATGGTCAGGACAGGAG CGTATGCATTCCACTGTGAAACAAATAGTGCAAATAAGTTCATAGCCAGAACGTTTACTGCGAAAGAGCTGTGTGATTTGGATTCCTTGTTCTCTGTAGACAAGACTCTTCTTTATACTTCTTTACAGAAGAATAGCCCGTATAGAGAATTTTTCATTTGGAG TTACACCCGCGCATCCGAGCAAGGCATAATCAGCCTGGTGAATTCCCGGACTAACACCCGGGAGATGAAGTGCGAGGGCAGTTCCCCAAGAGCCCTGGCCCTGGGCGGGGCTGCTCCAGCATTTCTACTGCTAGCCCTAGGGTACCTATCGGGCACTATTATCATGCTGATTGAAAG acATCTCAAAGCACGAGAGGATAAAAAGATGCATCGCGGCGCGTATCGGGAATAG